From the genome of Aspergillus chevalieri M1 DNA, chromosome 8, nearly complete sequence, one region includes:
- the fahA gene encoding fumarylacetoacetate hydrolase FahA (COG:G;~EggNog:ENOG410PIEU;~InterPro:IPR015377,IPR036462,IPR036663,IPR011234, IPR005959;~PFAM:PF09298,PF01557;~go_function: GO:0003824 - catalytic activity [Evidence IEA];~go_function: GO:0004334 - fumarylacetoacetase activity [Evidence IEA];~go_process: GO:0009072 - aromatic amino acid family metabolic process [Evidence IEA]), which produces MASWLQIPKNSPFSLANIPFGIISSTKASPRVPAIAIGEYALNLSAFASSSGFSQLPAIQPHLSVFNEPTLNAFAALGRPVHRQVREYLQAVFRADTPYPQVLKDNASLQKEALLPLSEVTNHVPLQIGDYTDFYAGLNHAYNVGVLFRGPENALQPNYTHLPVAYHSRASSVIVSGTPIHRPNGQILTNPAANPKVPTFSPCKKLDIELELAAFVSKPNDLGKPVPVNEAEDHIFGLVLMNDWSARDIQAWEYVPLGPFNAKNFATTITPWVVLIDALEPFRAPGLEPGDRETLLPYLREKRAVNAFNIPLEVEITPDGGKSTVISKSNAQNLLYSFPQMLTHHTITGCNMNTGDLLGSGTISGKEPQTQGSILEQTNGKNPIKLSDGSERIFLEDGDRVVLRGLAGEEGSYVGFGDCEATILPALKLEF; this is translated from the coding sequence ATGGCTTCGTGGCTTCAGATCCCGAAGAACTCACCCTTTTCGCTGGCCAATATCCCCTTTGGCATTATCTCCTCAACAAAGGCATCCCCTCGAGTTCCCGCGATCGCAATTGGTGAATATGCGCTGAACTTGAGCGCCTTTGCCTCGTCTTCTGGCTTCTCGCAGCTCCCCGCAATCCAGCCTCATCTCAGCGTCTTTAACGAGCCAACATTGAACGCCTTTGCCGCTCTCGGTCGTCCGGTACATCGCCAGGTCCGCGAATACCTTCAAGCCGTTTTCCGCGCCGACACTCCGTACCCTCAAGTCCTCAAAGACAATGCAAGCTTGCAGAAGGAAGCGCTCTTGCCTCTGTCAGAAGTGACGAACCACGTCCCTCTGCAAATCGGTGACTACACGGATTTCTACGCCGGTCTCAACCACGCTTACAACGTCGGTGTGCTCTTCCGTGGTCCAGAAAATGCTCTACAGCCCAACTACACCCATCTTCCTGTCGCATACCACAGTCGCGCATCGTCTGTGATCGTTTCGGGCACACCCATCCACCGTCCCAATGGACAAATCCTGACCAACCCAGCTGCCAACCCCAAGGTCCCTACCTTCTCTCCGTGCAAGAAGTTGGACATTGAATTGGAACTGGCTGCGTTTGTTAGCAAGCCCAATGACCTGGGCAAGCCAGTTCCCGTTAACGAAGCCGAGGACCACATCTTCGGTCTGGTACTGATGAACGACTGGTCTGCCCGTGACATTCAGGCCTGGGAATACGTTCCTCTGGGTCCTTTCAACGCGAAGAACTTTGCCACCACAATCACCCCCTGGGTTGTCCTCATTGATGCATTGGAGCCCTTCCGCGCGCCGGGTCTCGAGCCAGGTGACCGTGAGACTCTGCTGCCCTATCTCCGTGAGAAGCGCGCTGTCAACGCCTTCAACATTCCCCTCGAAGTTGAAATTACGCCTGATGGTGGAAAGTCGACGGTTATCTCGAAGAGCAACGCGCAGAACCTTCTGTACTCGTTCCCTCAGATGCTTACGCACCATACCATTACGGGATGCAACATGAACACTGGTGATCTGCTTGGTAGTGGTACGATCTCTGGAAAGGAGCCGCAAACACAGGGTAGTATTCTGGAGCAGACAAATGGAAAGAATCCCATCAAGCTGAGTGATGGTTCGGAGCGTATCTTCTTGGAGGATGGCGATCGCGTTGTTCTGCGTGGTTTGGCTGGTGAGGAGGGAAGTTACGTGGGCTTCGGTGACTGTGAGGCTACTATCCTGCCGGCGTTGAAGCTTGAATTTTAG
- the hmgA gene encoding putative homogentisate 1,2-dioxygenase (HmgA) (COG:E;~EggNog:ENOG410PM1W;~InterPro:IPR014710,IPR011051,IPR005708;~PFAM:PF04209;~go_function: GO:0004411 - homogentisate 1,2-dioxygenase activity [Evidence IEA];~go_process: GO:0006559 - L-phenylalanine catabolic process [Evidence IEA];~go_process: GO:0006570 - tyrosine metabolic process [Evidence IEA];~go_process: GO:0055114 - oxidation-reduction process [Evidence IEA]) produces the protein MPVTQFKHPDPYKYQNGFDSYHETEAIEGALPIGHNSPQKAPYGLYAEKLSGTAFTAPRHENKQTWVYRIIPAASHENFNAEETDTYHTRMTTETHKLHHIPNQLRWNPFDLDEKVDWVHGLHLVAGAGDPTLKHGLGILLYAAGKDMGKEAFYSADGDFLIVPQHGVLDIQTELGRLVVRPNEICVIPRGVRYRVTLPDGPVRGYICELYQGHFQLPELGPIGSNCLANARDFQAPVASFEDDESEYHLYSKFANTLFSARQDHSPFDIVAWHGNYYPYKYDLGRFNTIGSVSFDHPDPSIYTVLTGPSDHVGTAIADFVIFPPRWLVQEDTFRPPWYHRNTMSEFMGLIAGNYDAKTGGGFQPAGASLHNVMSAHGPDMSAFEGASNADLKPQKIGEGSMAFMFESSLMVGVSEWGLKTCEKVQEEYNDHSWRPLKRHFKDPRKA, from the exons ATGCCGGTTACTCAGTTTAAACACCCCGATCCATACAAATACCAGAATGGCTTCGACTCTTATCATGA AACCGAAGCCATCGAAGGCGCCCTTCCAATAGGACACAACTCCCCTCAAAAAGCGCCATATGGCCTCTACGCCGAAAAACTCTCCGGAACAGCCTTTACCGCTCCCCGACATGAGAACAAACAGACCTGGGTCTACAGAATCATCCCCGCAGCATCCCACGAGAACTTCAACGCTGAGGAAACAGATACATACCACACGCGCATGACAACCGAAACTCACAAGCTGCACCATATCCCCAACCAGTTGCGGTGGAATCCGTTTGATCTGGACGAGAAGGTTGACTGGGTTCATGGTTTGCATCTTGTGGCAGGCGCAGGAGATCCTACCTTGAAACATGGTCTTGGGATTCTGCTGTACGCCGCTGGAAAGGACATGGGCAAGGAGGCGTTTTACTCGGCTGATGGAGACTTTTTAATTGTTCCCCAGCATGGCGTGTTGGATATTCAGACAGAGCTGGGAAGACTCGTCGTCCGTCCGAATGAGATCTGCGTGATTCCTCGTGGTGTGAGATATCGCGTGACTCTTCCCGATGGTCCTGTGAGAGGATATATCTGCGAGCTTTACCAGGGCCACTTCCAGCTTCCCGAGCTGGGCCCAATTGGTTCCAACTGTCTAGCCAACGCACGAGACTTCCAGGCTCCTGTGGCTTCCTTTGAGGACGATGAGTCTGAGTACCATCTGTATAGCAAGTTCGCAAACACTCTCTTCTCCGCCCGTCAGGACCACTCTCCGTTTGATATCGTTGCTTGGCACGGCAACTACTATCCCTACAAGTATGACTTGGGACGATTCAACACCATTGGTTCGGTTTCTTTTGACCATCCCGATCCGTCGATCTACACCGTCCTCACTGGCCCGTCGGACCACGTTGGTACAGCGATCGCGGACTTCGTGATCTTCCCTCCCCGCTGGCTCGTGCAAGAAGACACCTTCCGTCCCCCATGGTACCATCGTAACACCATGTCTGAATTCATGGGACTGATTGCCGGAAACTACGATGCAAAGACTGGTGGTGGCTTCCAGCCGGCTGGCGCCAGTCTGCACAATGTCATGAGTGCCCATGGTCCGGACATGAGTGCTTTCGAGGGGGCGAGCAATGCGGATTTGAAGCCTCAGAAGATTGGAGAGGGAAGTATGGCATTCATGTTTGAGAG TTCGCTCATGGTCGGTGTATCTGAATGGGGTCTGAAGACTTGCGAAAAGGTGCAAGAAGAGTACAACGATCACAGTTGGCGTCCACTCAAGAGACATTTCAAGGATCCTCGCAAGGCATGA
- the hmgX gene encoding protein hmgX (COG:S;~EggNog:ENOG410PQI0;~InterPro:IPR038906): MSNLTTNDSAVLHALFDAESSPSSAIQIDSTLPPFPANLQITPEDHKLLGNREKSIIKSLQIDNVSQETIHSAITALDALIEDNPTYPPAYANRAQVLRMLVDKESSLSEKLELKTGDAMFTDPANAPTVSRLFADLGQAINLSTPLSPADPVSLLQARILADTHTHRGYLLLKAARARRNSKAQGVGQLWELGSDQLEEMASRDFFLGGRYGNKIAQQMAVQTNPYAKMCGAIVKEAMRKEVVG, translated from the coding sequence ATGTCAAACCTAACAACCAACGACTCCGCCGTCCTCCACGCTCTCTTCGACGCCGAatcctccccatcctcaGCAATACAAATCGACTCAACCCTCCCCCCATTCCCTGCAAACCTACAAATCACCCCGGAAGATCACAAGTTACTCGGCAACCGCGAAAAATCCATCATAAAATCCCTCCAAATCGACAATGTCTCCCAAGAAACCATCCACTCCGCCATTACAGCCCTAGACGCTCTTATCGAGGATAACCCGACTTACCCGCCCGCCTATGCTAATAGAGCGCAGGTGCTTCGGATGCTTGTTGACAAGGAATCTAGTCTGAGTGAGAAGCTGGAATTAAAAACGGGGGATGCAATGTTCACGGATCCAGCGAATGCGCCTACTGTTTCTCGACTCTTCGCTGATCTGGGACAAGCAATCAACCTATCCACGCCTTTATCACCAGCAGACCCCGTCTCTCTCCTTCAGGCGCGTATCCTGGCAGACACGCATACACATCGCGGGTATCTGCTGCTTAAAGCTGCCAGGGCGAGGAGGAATTCCAAGGCTCAAGGGGTGGGACAACTGTGGGAGCTGGGATCCGATCAGTTGGAGGAGATGGCGAGTAGGGACTTTTTCCTGGGAGGGAGATATGGGAATAAGATTGCGCAGCAAATGGCGGTGCAGACGAATCCGTATGCGAAGATGTGTGGAGCTATTGTGAAGGAGGCGATGAGGAAGGAGGTTGTAGGATGA